One stretch of Chryseobacterium sp. LJ668 DNA includes these proteins:
- a CDS encoding Nramp family divalent metal transporter, translating to MKLSMKNAWRKDKTTHSLPEVFSSISVPKGSGFWRKYLAFAGPGLMVAVGYMDPGNWATDIAGGAQFGYTLLSVVLISNIFAMILQHLSVKLGVVAERDLAQACRDHFKPTTNFILWIFCEIAIAACDLAEVIGSAIALNLLFGIPLTWGIVITTIDVLIILLLQAKGFRWIESIVGGLIFIILACFGYEIIISKPEINAILGGLVPQKEIITNPAMLYIGIGILGATVMPHNLYLHSSIVQTRDYTRDREGKKEAIKFATIDSTVSLLLAFFINAAILILAAATFHTTGNDHVADIHDAYKMLTPILGASMASIAFAIALLASGQNSTLTGTLAGQIVMEGFLNIRLKPWLRRLITRLIAVIPALIVTIIYGEQGTTDLLVLSQVILSMQLSFAVVPLVMFTNDKAKMGEFANKPFLKICVWLISLVIIILNLYLLFQTFFSE from the coding sequence ATGAAACTCAGTATGAAAAACGCATGGCGAAAAGATAAAACCACCCACTCATTACCAGAAGTATTTTCTTCGATTTCCGTACCCAAAGGTTCAGGCTTTTGGCGAAAATATTTAGCATTTGCGGGACCAGGCTTAATGGTTGCCGTAGGCTATATGGATCCCGGAAACTGGGCAACAGATATTGCAGGAGGAGCACAATTCGGGTATACATTGCTATCGGTAGTTTTGATATCTAATATTTTTGCTATGATTCTGCAGCATCTATCAGTAAAATTGGGTGTAGTAGCAGAGAGAGATCTCGCGCAGGCTTGTAGAGATCATTTTAAACCTACTACCAATTTCATCCTCTGGATTTTCTGTGAAATTGCCATTGCAGCCTGTGATCTTGCTGAAGTTATCGGCTCTGCAATCGCTTTAAATCTGTTATTTGGAATTCCGCTGACATGGGGAATTGTCATAACCACAATTGATGTCCTTATCATTTTGTTACTACAGGCAAAAGGCTTCAGATGGATAGAAAGTATTGTTGGCGGGTTAATATTTATCATTCTCGCCTGTTTCGGATACGAAATTATCATCTCAAAACCTGAAATCAATGCTATTTTGGGAGGTTTAGTTCCTCAAAAAGAAATCATTACCAACCCTGCAATGCTTTATATCGGGATCGGAATTTTGGGAGCAACCGTAATGCCGCATAATCTATATCTGCACAGCAGTATTGTACAAACAAGAGATTATACACGGGATCGGGAAGGAAAAAAAGAAGCGATAAAATTTGCCACTATAGACAGTACTGTCTCTTTATTATTAGCATTTTTCATCAATGCCGCCATCTTAATTCTCGCTGCTGCAACTTTTCATACCACAGGAAATGATCATGTTGCAGATATTCATGATGCATACAAAATGTTGACCCCAATTTTAGGTGCTTCTATGGCAAGTATTGCTTTTGCAATAGCCCTTTTAGCATCCGGGCAAAATTCCACACTGACTGGTACGCTTGCCGGACAGATCGTAATGGAAGGGTTTTTGAATATCAGATTAAAACCTTGGTTGAGAAGGCTAATTACGCGATTGATTGCCGTAATCCCGGCATTGATCGTTACAATCATCTATGGTGAACAAGGCACAACAGATTTGCTGGTTTTGAGCCAGGTCATCTTGTCAATGCAGCTGAGTTTTGCTGTGGTCCCTCTCGTAATGTTCACCAACGACAAAGCGAAAATGGGTGAATTTGCCAATAAGCCTTTTCTGAAAATATGTGTATGGCTTATTTCTCTTGTTATTATTATTCTGAATCTTTATCTTCTGTTTCAAACATTTTTTTCAGAATAG
- a CDS encoding OmpA family protein, whose protein sequence is MSLNIIDLIKGQLGSALVTQAAMQLGESESGISKAIGGLLPAVVGGLANNSDNPAILDAISSAPSQGVLGNLLGFSANDSWVSNLLTSIFGDKLGGLINSIATYAGISNNSSATLLNLVTGATIGSVGKYATDNNLDKSEISNLLNDQKGVVSTLLPTGLSLASLNIGDWDKGYKFDNDNDTIKQTTHEEPKIEVTRSTAEGGTFPDRATTTSDGGSIWKWLLPLLLLIAISYFLWKQCEKKETTTTTSVAGDSLSTINDTAAVQNDTTAMTTARTDEDIDLNGTMLKGYRGGMEDRMITFLKSDGYKNAADDASLKDGWYDFDHVNFKMGSANELEAGSQGQLDNLVAILKAYPDAKIKIGGYTDKTGDEAANVKLSTERAAYIKDWLSKQGLQSQVLGSEGYGSKYATVDASASDSERAIDRKMSVRFAK, encoded by the coding sequence ATGTCATTAAACATCATTGATTTAATTAAAGGACAGCTTGGTTCGGCACTTGTAACTCAAGCCGCAATGCAACTAGGCGAAAGTGAATCCGGTATTTCTAAAGCTATCGGAGGACTGTTACCTGCAGTAGTAGGAGGATTGGCTAACAATTCGGATAATCCGGCAATCTTAGACGCTATCTCAAGTGCTCCATCTCAGGGAGTTTTGGGAAATCTCTTAGGATTTTCTGCCAATGACAGTTGGGTATCTAATCTATTGACATCTATTTTTGGTGATAAACTAGGTGGTTTGATTAATTCTATTGCAACCTATGCCGGAATCAGCAATAATTCTTCAGCAACATTGCTTAACTTAGTAACAGGAGCAACAATAGGTTCTGTAGGGAAATATGCTACGGACAATAATCTGGACAAATCTGAAATTTCAAATTTATTGAATGATCAGAAAGGGGTTGTGTCAACATTATTACCTACTGGTCTTTCTTTAGCATCTTTAAATATCGGAGACTGGGATAAAGGGTATAAGTTTGATAACGATAACGACACCATCAAGCAGACCACTCACGAAGAACCTAAAATAGAAGTGACAAGGAGTACTGCAGAAGGCGGAACTTTCCCAGACAGAGCAACAACGACTTCAGACGGTGGTTCCATTTGGAAATGGCTTTTGCCATTGTTATTACTCATTGCTATATCATATTTCTTATGGAAACAATGCGAAAAGAAGGAAACAACAACTACAACCAGTGTTGCAGGCGATTCTTTAAGTACTATAAATGATACTGCAGCGGTGCAGAATGACACTACAGCAATGACAACAGCAAGAACTGATGAAGATATTGATCTTAACGGTACAATGCTGAAAGGTTACAGAGGAGGAATGGAAGATAGGATGATTACCTTCTTAAAATCTGACGGTTACAAAAATGCAGCGGATGATGCTTCTTTAAAAGATGGCTGGTATGATTTTGACCATGTAAATTTCAAAATGGGAAGCGCAAATGAATTGGAAGCCGGTTCTCAGGGACAGCTGGATAATTTAGTTGCAATTTTAAAAGCGTATCCAGATGCTAAAATCAAAATCGGTGGATACACTGATAAAACCGGAGATGAGGCTGCCAATGTAAAACTTTCAACCGAAAGAGCAGCATATATTAAAGACTGGTTGTCAAAACAAGGTTTACAATCTCAGGTTTTAGGGTCTGAAGGTTACGGAAGTAAGTATGCGACTGTTGATGCAAGTGCGTCAGATTCAGAAAGAGCTATTGACAGAAAAATGTCAGTTAGATTCGCAAAATAA
- the proS gene encoding proline--tRNA ligase has protein sequence MAKLTSRSEDYSKWYNELVVKADLAENSGVRGSMVIKPYGYAIWEKMRDEMDKRFKETGHVNAYFPLFVPKSLFEAEEKNAEGFAKECAIVTHYRLKNDPDNPGKLMVDPDAKLEEELIVRPTSEAIIWNTYKGWIQSYRDLPILINQWANVVRWEMRTRLFLRTSEFLWQEGHTAHATKDEALEEAEKMNNVYADFAEKFMAMPVIMGVKTPSERFAGADDTYCIEALMQDGKALQAGTSHFLGQNFAKAFDVKFTNKEGKIEHAWATSWGTSTRLMGALIMTHSDDFGLVLPPTLAPIQVVIVPIFKGEEQLNQISEVALKIQNKLKLKGISVKFDDDTQNKPGWKFAEYELKGVPLRIAMGQRDLENKSVEIARRDTLTKETRPLEGLDSYIEDLLKTIQQDMYTKALNFRKDNITKVDSYEEFKKVLEEKGGFIYAHWDGSDEEEAQIKEETKATIRCIPMDEDIEEGVSMISGKPSKRRVLYAKAY, from the coding sequence ATGGCAAAATTAACCTCAAGAAGCGAAGATTACAGCAAGTGGTATAACGAATTGGTCGTAAAAGCAGATTTAGCTGAAAACTCCGGAGTACGAGGATCTATGGTTATAAAACCTTATGGATATGCGATCTGGGAGAAAATGCGTGATGAAATGGACAAAAGATTCAAAGAAACCGGTCACGTAAATGCTTATTTCCCGCTGTTTGTTCCCAAAAGTTTATTTGAGGCCGAAGAAAAAAATGCTGAAGGTTTTGCCAAAGAATGTGCTATTGTTACCCATTACCGTTTGAAAAATGATCCGGACAATCCTGGCAAACTGATGGTAGATCCTGATGCAAAATTAGAGGAAGAGCTAATTGTGCGTCCTACTTCCGAAGCGATTATCTGGAATACCTACAAAGGCTGGATTCAGTCTTACAGGGATTTACCCATTTTAATTAACCAATGGGCAAATGTTGTTCGATGGGAGATGAGAACTCGTTTATTTTTAAGAACATCCGAATTTTTGTGGCAAGAAGGTCATACTGCTCATGCTACTAAAGATGAAGCTTTGGAAGAAGCAGAAAAAATGAATAATGTTTACGCAGATTTTGCCGAAAAATTCATGGCAATGCCGGTAATAATGGGTGTAAAAACTCCATCAGAAAGATTCGCTGGAGCAGATGACACATATTGTATCGAAGCATTGATGCAGGATGGTAAGGCTCTTCAAGCAGGAACCTCTCACTTTTTAGGACAAAATTTCGCTAAGGCTTTTGATGTAAAATTCACCAACAAAGAAGGAAAAATAGAACACGCTTGGGCAACTTCGTGGGGAACCTCAACCCGTCTGATGGGCGCTTTAATTATGACGCATTCTGATGATTTCGGATTGGTATTACCTCCTACGCTAGCGCCAATCCAGGTGGTTATTGTTCCTATCTTTAAAGGAGAAGAGCAATTAAACCAGATCAGCGAGGTTGCTTTGAAAATTCAGAATAAATTAAAATTAAAAGGAATTTCCGTAAAGTTTGATGATGATACACAAAACAAACCAGGATGGAAATTTGCTGAGTACGAATTAAAAGGTGTGCCTCTAAGAATCGCAATGGGTCAAAGAGATTTAGAAAATAAATCTGTTGAAATTGCAAGAAGAGATACTCTTACTAAAGAAACACGCCCTTTGGAAGGATTAGATTCTTACATTGAAGATCTATTGAAAACTATTCAGCAGGATATGTATACCAAAGCTTTAAACTTTAGAAAAGACAATATTACAAAAGTTGACTCCTATGAAGAATTTAAAAAGGTTTTAGAAGAAAAAGGGGGCTTTATCTATGCACATTGGGATGGTAGTGACGAGGAAGAGGCACAGATCAAAGAAGAAACCAAAGCTACCATAAGATGTATACCTATGGATGAAGATATCGAAGAAGGTGTCTCGATGATATCCGGAAAACCATCTAAAAGAAGAGTTCTATACGCTAAGGCATATTAA
- a CDS encoding prolyl-tRNA synthetase has product MKRNIYKNLLGILKSKGVLAVSSGLLLMSCGAQVGGYSETDGVYYDPNKDTLPEGVIINGDQGNRVGENYEYYPESSIVENAQINSSEYDNRYNSWSEADYNGNATDSDWGSFAGSQTNIYDNSWGWGSPWGWYGGYSPYWGIGSGWGIGMSFGWGSSWGWGGYNPYWNMGWNSPYWGLYNPYWGGYYGYGNWGYGGAGYWGGNYYVPTYRRSGANGGGFRNTPTISGKYNGNSSGFRNGNSTSGMRNSQGFRNNNGGFRQGSSNGGFRQGTTNGGFRNQSGMRNSNGQQRPNYNYRPQQTRPNYNQQQSQPRSNDNGGFRSGGFNSGSSGGGFRSGGSSGGGGMRSGGGGGGFRSGGR; this is encoded by the coding sequence ATGAAAAGAAATATATATAAAAATTTACTTGGGATACTAAAATCTAAAGGGGTTTTAGCGGTTTCAAGTGGTTTATTGTTAATGTCTTGCGGTGCTCAGGTTGGCGGTTACAGTGAGACAGACGGAGTATATTATGATCCGAATAAAGATACACTTCCGGAAGGAGTAATCATCAATGGTGATCAGGGAAACAGAGTAGGTGAAAATTATGAATATTACCCTGAATCTAGCATTGTTGAAAATGCTCAAATCAATTCGTCGGAATATGATAATAGATACAACTCTTGGAGCGAGGCAGACTATAATGGTAATGCTACAGATTCTGATTGGGGTAGTTTTGCAGGAAGTCAAACCAATATCTATGACAATTCATGGGGATGGGGTTCACCTTGGGGATGGTATGGAGGTTATAGCCCTTATTGGGGAATAGGATCCGGCTGGGGCATAGGAATGTCATTCGGCTGGGGAAGTTCTTGGGGATGGGGCGGATATAACCCCTATTGGAACATGGGATGGAACTCACCTTATTGGGGATTGTATAATCCTTACTGGGGCGGATATTACGGATATGGAAACTGGGGTTATGGTGGTGCCGGATATTGGGGAGGAAACTATTATGTGCCGACTTACAGAAGAAGCGGGGCGAATGGAGGAGGATTCAGAAATACGCCGACAATTTCAGGTAAATATAATGGAAACAGTTCTGGATTCAGAAATGGAAATAGTACTTCCGGGATGAGAAATAGCCAAGGATTCAGAAATAACAATGGCGGTTTCAGACAAGGATCTTCTAACGGAGGATTTAGACAGGGAACTACAAATGGAGGTTTCAGAAATCAGTCCGGTATGAGAAATTCTAATGGTCAGCAGAGACCAAATTACAATTACAGACCACAGCAAACAAGACCAAATTATAACCAACAACAATCTCAACCAAGATCTAACGATAACGGAGGTTTCAGATCAGGTGGTTTTAATTCCGGAAGCAGCGGAGGCGGATTCAGATCAGGCGGTTCTTCTGGCGGTGGCGGAATGAGATCAGGCGGCGGAGGCGGCGGTTTCCGATCAGGTGGTAGATAA
- a CDS encoding OmpP1/FadL family transporter — translation MSISAAFFVQAQDISVIRNSVDVYSNAPMIGSSKFNAMAGSNGALGGDGTSLMTNPAGIGVAIAGDISGTLSVINNKNTASLAGSSIDYNINKANIGNVNGVATFQLMTESPWKFINVAANISTTSIENYIESPGNSDISIAKNLVDQDGNNVVGNLSYLGHAYNRYGTQTQFNIGVGANYNNAVYFGASINMHGVDMEQYDSAILGLDLDNSVTTFDKQYTPYSEKSSGFSGSLGVIGKVSNQLRLGASIETPTWWTIDRAYRDYYDGGDGIYYDNFVEDRTFRSPMKATLSGAFVPNKNFAINVDYTLGLTKPRYKVQGPAESELNAVFNDNYKNLSEIKVGAEYRIKALRLRGGYSYASSPFDSTTISSFSNTGTVSDNNYSNFILGDRNTIGAGIGYDFGKFYIDAAYQNITSEYKNPFLAGYEFDNYNTGYYSGDFDVTTPSSVVSDVKNVRNNFFLTLGWKF, via the coding sequence ATGAGTATTTCTGCAGCATTTTTTGTGCAGGCTCAAGATATTTCGGTGATCAGAAATTCAGTTGATGTGTATTCAAATGCACCGATGATAGGTTCTTCCAAATTTAATGCAATGGCAGGTTCAAATGGTGCGTTAGGTGGTGACGGAACCTCTCTGATGACCAACCCAGCCGGTATCGGCGTTGCCATTGCGGGTGATATCTCAGGAACTTTATCTGTTATAAATAATAAAAATACGGCTTCATTAGCCGGTTCTTCAATTGACTATAATATTAATAAAGCTAATATTGGCAATGTAAATGGTGTTGCTACCTTTCAATTGATGACAGAAAGCCCGTGGAAGTTCATCAATGTGGCTGCCAACATTTCTACGACATCCATCGAAAATTATATAGAATCACCTGGAAACTCAGATATTTCTATTGCAAAAAATCTTGTAGATCAAGACGGTAACAATGTAGTAGGAAACCTTTCTTATTTGGGTCATGCTTACAATAGATATGGTACACAAACTCAATTCAATATTGGTGTGGGGGCAAACTATAACAATGCTGTATATTTCGGAGCGAGCATCAATATGCATGGCGTAGATATGGAACAGTATGACAGTGCAATTTTGGGATTGGATTTAGACAACTCTGTCACTACCTTTGATAAGCAATACACACCTTATTCTGAAAAATCAAGCGGTTTTTCCGGAAGTTTAGGGGTAATTGGTAAAGTGAGCAATCAATTAAGATTAGGTGCATCAATCGAAACTCCGACATGGTGGACCATTGATAGAGCATACAGAGATTATTATGATGGTGGAGACGGAATTTATTACGACAATTTTGTAGAAGACCGTACATTCAGATCTCCTATGAAAGCTACTTTAAGTGGAGCTTTTGTTCCCAATAAGAATTTTGCAATCAACGTAGATTACACTTTAGGTTTAACGAAGCCAAGATATAAAGTGCAAGGTCCAGCTGAATCAGAACTCAATGCGGTCTTCAATGATAATTATAAAAACTTATCTGAAATTAAAGTTGGTGCAGAATATAGAATCAAAGCCTTACGTTTAAGAGGAGGGTATTCGTATGCATCAAGTCCGTTTGATAGCACTACGATTAGTTCATTTTCTAATACAGGAACTGTTTCTGATAACAACTACAGCAATTTTATCTTAGGTGATAGAAATACAATCGGTGCAGGTATCGGATATGACTTTGGTAAATTTTATATCGATGCAGCATATCAAAACATCACTTCAGAATACAAAAATCCGTTTTTGGCAGGATATGAATTTGATAATTACAATACGGGATATTACTCAGGAGATTTTGATGTAACAACTCCATCTTCAGTAGTTTCAGATGTGAAAAATGTAAGAAACAATTTCTTCCTTACATTAGGTTGGAAATTCTAA
- a CDS encoding ZIP family metal transporter, protein MIFILLILSVVAGVFLGKLFGKKEQFAKNLLILSAGFLITICLNEVFPQVYTSDVSENLGIFVIGGVLLQMILEALTKGFEHGHFHHHNDSSNILPAALMVGLFIHAFIEGIPLANATDPLSPYLLGILFHNLPISFILGAFLFNRSGAKASYPSLLIVALFALASPMGMLLGNYFNPEWQPYFLAIVGGIFLHISSVIIFESNKNHNINWSKIGMVILGVSLALVIHLFHVHSEGHHH, encoded by the coding sequence ATGATTTTCATCCTATTAATATTAAGTGTAGTTGCTGGTGTTTTTCTCGGAAAACTTTTTGGCAAAAAAGAACAGTTTGCAAAAAATCTATTGATTTTAAGCGCCGGTTTTTTGATAACTATCTGCTTAAATGAAGTTTTCCCACAGGTCTATACTTCTGATGTAAGTGAAAATCTGGGAATTTTTGTCATTGGCGGCGTGTTGCTTCAGATGATTCTAGAGGCTCTTACAAAAGGTTTTGAACACGGGCATTTTCATCATCATAACGACAGCAGCAATATCTTACCTGCCGCTTTGATGGTCGGGCTATTTATCCATGCATTTATCGAGGGAATTCCTTTGGCAAATGCGACCGATCCGCTTTCACCTTACTTATTAGGAATTTTATTTCACAATCTTCCAATTTCGTTTATATTAGGGGCGTTTTTGTTTAATAGGTCAGGTGCAAAAGCTTCTTATCCTTCGTTATTAATCGTTGCTTTATTTGCTTTAGCTTCACCTATGGGCATGCTCCTCGGAAATTATTTCAATCCTGAATGGCAGCCGTATTTTCTGGCGATTGTTGGTGGTATTTTTCTTCATATTTCATCAGTCATCATCTTTGAAAGCAACAAAAATCACAATATCAACTGGTCAAAAATCGGTATGGTAATTTTGGGAGTTTCCCTAGCTTTAGTTATACACTTATTTCACGTACATTCGGAAGGTCATCATCATTAA
- a CDS encoding class I SAM-dependent methyltransferase: protein MEWFESWFDTPYYHLLYNNRDYTEAENFITKLTQELQLPQSSKIIDLACGKGRHSVFLNKLGYDVLGLDLSQQSIEFDKQFENESLTFKVHDIRNAIDSEPVDAVFNLFTSFGYFDNETDDRNVFKSVYDALKPNGYFVLDYLNEEYVRKNLVPESTVQREGINFHISKKIEGRHIIKDIRFEINGEAKHFFEKVKLHTLEVIENYASECGFERIKIWGDYQLNDFEKEISPRCINLFKKNN from the coding sequence ATGGAATGGTTTGAATCTTGGTTTGATACACCTTATTATCATTTGCTTTATAATAACAGAGATTATACGGAAGCAGAAAACTTCATTACAAAGCTCACTCAGGAGCTTCAACTGCCTCAATCTTCAAAAATAATTGACCTTGCGTGCGGAAAAGGAAGACACTCGGTTTTTTTAAATAAATTGGGCTATGATGTGCTTGGTTTGGATCTTTCTCAGCAAAGTATTGAATTTGATAAGCAGTTTGAAAATGAAAGCCTTACTTTTAAAGTACATGATATAAGAAATGCTATTGACTCTGAACCAGTAGATGCTGTTTTCAATCTTTTTACCAGTTTTGGTTATTTTGATAATGAAACGGATGACAGAAATGTTTTTAAATCAGTTTATGATGCTTTAAAACCAAATGGTTATTTTGTTCTGGACTATCTGAATGAAGAATATGTAAGAAAAAATTTAGTTCCCGAAAGCACTGTTCAGAGAGAAGGAATCAATTTTCACATTTCAAAAAAAATAGAAGGCAGACATATTATTAAAGATATCCGCTTTGAGATCAACGGTGAGGCAAAACACTTTTTTGAAAAAGTAAAGCTCCACACTTTAGAAGTGATTGAAAACTACGCTTCAGAATGCGGCTTTGAAAGGATAAAAATCTGGGGAGATTATCAGCTGAATGATTTTGAGAAAGAAATTTCGCCTCGTTGCATCAATTTATTTAAGAAGAATAATTGA
- a CDS encoding THUMP domain-containing class I SAM-dependent RNA methyltransferase gives MDTENIKIQIKTFFGLETVLGEEIKKLGGRNVELKNRAVNCEGDLGFLYKINYSARTALKILVPIDEFKAYNETKYYDRLFKFEWDEFMDVDQTFAIDSTVNSERFSHSQFMTFKMKDAIVDYFQNKYGKRPNIETKSPDIKFHLHIDRELVTISLDSSGDALFKRGYRREQGEAPINEVLASGMLQLAGWDGKGNFLDPMCGSGTLLIEAAMIAMDLPAQLYRKRFAFQNWKNYDADLFATIKQHRVDRIREFHGKIVGYDIDGRMLDAARTNVESAEMEEVIEVRREDFFNTKKDMFPLLMVFNPPYDERISINDDDFYKKIGDTFKTNYPNTLAWLISSDLDAPKKIGLRPSRKIKLFNGKLETRFLQYEMYEGTKKLHKLDNKED, from the coding sequence ATGGATACAGAAAATATTAAAATTCAGATAAAAACATTTTTCGGGTTAGAAACCGTTTTAGGTGAAGAAATAAAAAAGCTGGGCGGAAGAAACGTTGAGCTAAAAAATCGAGCAGTCAATTGTGAAGGCGATCTGGGTTTTCTTTATAAAATTAACTATTCTGCAAGAACAGCTTTGAAAATTTTAGTTCCGATTGATGAGTTTAAAGCATACAACGAAACAAAATATTACGACAGGTTATTCAAATTTGAATGGGATGAATTTATGGATGTTGACCAGACTTTTGCCATCGATTCTACGGTAAATTCCGAAAGATTCAGTCATTCTCAATTCATGACTTTCAAAATGAAAGACGCTATTGTAGATTATTTCCAGAATAAATATGGGAAAAGACCAAATATTGAAACGAAATCTCCGGATATTAAATTCCACCTTCACATCGACAGAGAACTGGTGACAATTTCTTTGGATTCTTCGGGTGATGCTTTATTTAAAAGAGGTTACAGAAGAGAGCAGGGTGAAGCGCCTATCAATGAAGTTTTGGCAAGTGGAATGCTTCAACTAGCCGGTTGGGATGGAAAAGGAAATTTCCTTGATCCGATGTGCGGTTCCGGAACACTTTTGATTGAAGCAGCGATGATTGCCATGGATTTGCCGGCACAGCTCTACAGAAAAAGATTTGCCTTCCAAAACTGGAAAAATTACGATGCAGATCTGTTTGCGACGATAAAGCAACATCGTGTAGACAGAATCAGAGAATTTCACGGAAAAATCGTTGGATATGATATCGATGGCAGAATGCTTGATGCTGCACGAACCAATGTAGAATCTGCCGAAATGGAAGAAGTAATCGAAGTAAGAAGAGAAGATTTTTTTAACACCAAGAAAGATATGTTTCCTTTGTTAATGGTTTTCAACCCGCCTTATGATGAGCGAATTTCTATCAATGATGACGATTTTTACAAGAAAATAGGGGATACATTTAAAACAAATTATCCAAATACTTTAGCTTGGCTTATTTCATCAGACCTTGATGCTCCAAAGAAAATCGGATTGCGGCCTTCAAGAAAAATCAAGCTCTTCAACGGAAAACTGGAAACCCGATTTTTGCAGTATGAAATGTATGAAGGAACGAAAAAGCTGCATAAACTGGATAATAAAGAAGATTAA
- a CDS encoding branched-chain amino acid ABC transporter substrate-binding protein, with the protein MPFDFFDGLGIIGDLVDFLGSSSDSTSFYEKDKPKKKVKYYVEWWSGSLLLISSILFFLVFKDPLPIENFLQTLLVCILIGCVISFVIFFALYHLGLYYFKSLFKLLLLSCSVIVFSVAVILCVYYRSNLFFT; encoded by the coding sequence ATGCCTTTTGATTTTTTTGATGGTTTAGGAATAATTGGTGATCTTGTAGACTTTTTAGGAAGTTCTTCAGATTCAACATCATTTTATGAAAAAGATAAGCCAAAGAAGAAGGTAAAATATTATGTAGAATGGTGGAGTGGAAGTTTACTTTTAATATCTTCCATTCTATTTTTTTTAGTTTTTAAAGATCCGCTACCGATAGAAAATTTTTTACAAACTTTGCTTGTTTGTATTTTAATTGGTTGTGTTATTTCTTTTGTTATATTTTTTGCACTGTATCATTTAGGATTATATTACTTTAAAAGTCTATTTAAATTGCTATTACTTAGCTGTTCAGTAATTGTATTTTCTGTTGCGGTAATCTTATGTGTTTATTATAGGTCTAATTTATTTTTTACTTAA
- a CDS encoding glycosyltransferase, giving the protein MNPTISIVVAIFNRKDELFELLNSLTFQTDKAFEIIIVDDGSLIDLKPTIQNFDGILDIKYFRKDNSGPGLSRNYASKRASNEWLVFVDSDVIVEKDYIQNIKKDLLTIPCDAFGGADKAHRGFNLMQKAISYSMTSVFTTGGIRGNKKAVSKFQPRSFNMGVKKGVFEKVGGFSEMRIGEDPDLSMTLWENGFTTAFFDDIAVYHKRRVDFGKFSKQVYQFGCARPILNQRHPKYVKISFAFPTLFLLGYILGFIEYFILGRGIILAFYGLYTFMVLIHAMIVTRNVAIAGMAVISTYIQMFSYGYGFLKSWMLLNVFRMKPEDAFPKHFHKN; this is encoded by the coding sequence TTGAATCCAACAATTTCCATCGTCGTTGCCATTTTTAACCGAAAAGACGAGCTTTTTGAGCTTTTGAATTCGCTGACTTTTCAGACAGATAAAGCGTTTGAAATCATTATTGTTGATGACGGTTCTCTTATCGATCTGAAGCCAACAATTCAAAATTTTGACGGGATTTTAGATATTAAATATTTTAGAAAAGACAACTCAGGGCCAGGTTTGTCAAGAAATTACGCTTCAAAAAGAGCCTCTAACGAATGGCTTGTTTTCGTAGACAGCGACGTGATTGTAGAGAAAGATTATATTCAAAATATTAAAAAAGACCTACTTACAATTCCGTGTGATGCTTTTGGTGGCGCCGATAAAGCGCACAGAGGTTTTAATCTGATGCAGAAAGCAATTTCATATTCGATGACTTCCGTTTTTACAACCGGCGGAATAAGAGGGAATAAGAAAGCAGTTTCAAAATTTCAGCCCAGAAGTTTCAACATGGGGGTGAAGAAAGGCGTCTTTGAAAAAGTTGGCGGTTTTTCTGAAATGAGAATTGGTGAAGATCCGGATTTATCGATGACACTATGGGAAAACGGTTTTACGACTGCATTTTTCGATGATATTGCGGTTTATCACAAACGACGTGTAGATTTCGGAAAGTTTTCAAAGCAGGTATATCAGTTCGGTTGTGCAAGACCTATTTTGAATCAGAGACATCCGAAATATGTGAAAATCTCTTTTGCATTTCCTACTTTGTTTCTTTTAGGATATATTTTGGGATTTATAGAATATTTCATTCTAGGAAGAGGGATTATTCTTGCATTTTATGGTCTGTATACATTTATGGTTTTAATTCATGCGATGATCGTTACCAGGAATGTTGCAATCGCAGGAATGGCAGTTATTTCTACTTATATTCAGATGTTTTCTTACGGCTATGGTTTTCTCAAATCCTGGATGTTACTGAATGTTTTCAGGATGAAACCGGAAGATGCTTTTCCGAAACATTTTCATAAAAATTAA